In one window of Bemisia tabaci chromosome 4, PGI_BMITA_v3 DNA:
- the LOC109035210 gene encoding uncharacterized protein isoform X2 — MNSQQIYIFTVLTFVSVSQICGMIQIPAGADETSAVHALSKRGWFGRSRSKGVPPPPPAYGHPYRPMPPPPPARRRGGFGKAAGMLLPVAAGAAAGYLTTSLVLNQMKKENPCALHGAGFTADGQMDSRIAANQRCQSMLQKYSSWFNSPNAGGNTNSQQGGGTMNPQQNGMMSPNGMSPNG; from the exons ATGAACTCTCAACAAATCTATATCTTCACAGTCCTTACTTTTGTTTCGGTGTCCCAGATATGTGGGATGATACAAATACCG GCGGGGGCGGATGAGACCTCAGCGGTTCACGCGCTGAGTAAGCGAGGTTGGTTCGGGCGGAGTCGGTCGAAGGGGGTACCGCCCCCGCCGCCGGCGTACGGACACCCGTATCGCCCGATGCCGCCGCCGCCTCCGGCGCGAAGACGCGGCGGATTTGGAAAGGCCGCCGGGATGCTGCTCCCGGTGGCCGCGGGGGCTGCTGCCGGCTACCTCACCACCAGCCTCGTCCTCAATCAGATGAAGAAGGAGAACCCGTGCGCCCTTCATGGCGCCGGCTTCACCGCCGACGGACAGATGGACTCCAGGATCGCAGCCAACCAGAG GTGTCAAAGCATGCTACAAAAATACTCGAGCTGGTTCAACAGCCCGAACGCAGGCGGTAACACGAACTCCCAACAAGGTGGCGGTACCA TGAACCCTCAACAAAACGGAATGATGAGCCCAAACGGGATGAGTCCAAACGGATGA
- the LOC109035210 gene encoding uncharacterized protein isoform X1 — MNSQQIYIFTVLTFVSVSQICGMIQIPAGADETSAVHALSKRGWFGRSRSKGVPPPPPAYGHPYRPMPPPPPARRRGGFGKAAGMLLPVAAGAAAGYLTTSLVLNQMKKENPCALHGAGFTADGQMDSRIAANQRCQSMLQKYSSWFNSPNAGGNTNSQQGGGTMNPQQNMGSNAVNPQQNGMMSPNGMSPNG; from the exons ATGAACTCTCAACAAATCTATATCTTCACAGTCCTTACTTTTGTTTCGGTGTCCCAGATATGTGGGATGATACAAATACCG GCGGGGGCGGATGAGACCTCAGCGGTTCACGCGCTGAGTAAGCGAGGTTGGTTCGGGCGGAGTCGGTCGAAGGGGGTACCGCCCCCGCCGCCGGCGTACGGACACCCGTATCGCCCGATGCCGCCGCCGCCTCCGGCGCGAAGACGCGGCGGATTTGGAAAGGCCGCCGGGATGCTGCTCCCGGTGGCCGCGGGGGCTGCTGCCGGCTACCTCACCACCAGCCTCGTCCTCAATCAGATGAAGAAGGAGAACCCGTGCGCCCTTCATGGCGCCGGCTTCACCGCCGACGGACAGATGGACTCCAGGATCGCAGCCAACCAGAG GTGTCAAAGCATGCTACAAAAATACTCGAGCTGGTTCAACAGCCCGAACGCAGGCGGTAACACGAACTCCCAACAAGGTGGCGGTACCATGAACCCTCAACAGAACATGGGCTCCAATGCGGTGAACCCTCAACAAAACGGAATGATGAGCCCAAACGGGATGAGTCCAAACGGATGA